A region from the Wolbachia endosymbiont of Folsomia candida genome encodes:
- the nuoE gene encoding NADH-quinone oxidoreductase subunit NuoE produces the protein MAEKEELFSFTSKNLDLAKKFIEMYPKGRKGSAVMPLLYLVQEQCGWVSECAMRYVADMLSVPHIRVYEVANFYTMYNLKPVGKYLIQICRTTPCWLCNSEEVLNTFKKKLGIDIGETTEDNLFTLKEVECLGACVNAPVVQINNDFYENLTSEKVEEIITKLSNE, from the coding sequence ATGGCAGAAAAAGAAGAGTTATTTAGTTTTACATCAAAAAATCTTGACTTGGCGAAAAAGTTTATAGAGATGTATCCAAAGGGTAGGAAAGGCAGTGCTGTTATGCCTTTATTATATTTAGTTCAAGAGCAATGTGGGTGGGTATCTGAATGCGCTATGCGTTATGTTGCTGACATGTTAAGTGTTCCGCATATTCGTGTATATGAAGTGGCAAATTTCTATACTATGTATAATCTCAAACCTGTTGGTAAATATTTGATACAAATTTGCAGGACTACTCCTTGTTGGCTCTGTAATAGCGAAGAAGTTTTAAATACATTCAAAAAAAAGCTAGGGATTGACATCGGGGAGACTACTGAAGATAATCTATTCACTTTAAAGGAGGTAGAATGCCTCGGTGCATGCGTTAATGCCCCTGTTGTGCAGATAAACAATGATTTTTATGAAAATCTCACTTCTGAAAAAGTGGAAGAAATCATAACGAAACTTTCAAATGAATAA